In Flavobacterium sp. CS20, a single window of DNA contains:
- a CDS encoding ABC-F family ATP-binding cassette domain-containing protein, whose translation MLHTSELSLSFGGEYVFKNISFRLGANERIGLIGKNGAGKSTLLKVIAGEQAYDEGQISKDKEVSIGFLKQDIEFEEGRTVLEEAYQAFEEIKTIEKKLEYINIQLAEREDYESEAYHQLMVDLNTYQHQYEIQGGYNYQGETERILKGLGFKEEELNKLTNTFSGGWRMRIELAKLLLQQNDILLLDEPTNHLDIESIIWLEKFLNQSSACVLIVSHDKMFLDHVTNRTIEISLGKIYDFNKPFSEFKIHREELRQQQIAAQKNQQKEIEHTEKLIDKFRAKANKASIAQSLIKKLDKIDRIEVEQEDTATMNIKFPVSKRPGKVIIKAEHLSKSYKDNLVIKDISFTVNRGDKLAFVGQNGQGKSTLAKIIMNEISYEGHVELGHNVEIGYFAQNQTEYLDENKTVLDTMIDAANAQTRHKVRDILGSFLFSGDDVHKYVKVLSGGERNRLALAKMLLNPFNVLIMDEPTNHLDMQSKYVLKQALQAFDGTLILISHDRDFLQGLSETILEFKDSKVKTFLGSINEYLKSREAEDFRSIEKRSETKSKKADKSNDYQRQKKYKSLCNRLSKVESEITKLEKEIKESDQKLAYDYEQTIAEDGFFDKYNTKKNNLEQLMSDWEKIQHQIDELDL comes from the coding sequence ATGCTTCACACTTCCGAACTTTCTTTGTCTTTTGGTGGCGAATATGTATTTAAAAATATCAGTTTTAGACTTGGTGCTAACGAACGCATCGGTTTGATCGGAAAAAATGGTGCTGGAAAATCAACTTTACTTAAAGTTATTGCTGGTGAACAAGCTTATGACGAAGGTCAAATTTCAAAAGATAAAGAAGTTTCTATCGGATTTCTTAAACAAGATATTGAGTTTGAAGAAGGCAGAACCGTTTTAGAAGAAGCTTATCAGGCTTTTGAAGAGATTAAAACCATAGAAAAAAAACTTGAATACATCAATATTCAACTCGCTGAACGCGAAGATTACGAGTCTGAAGCATACCATCAACTTATGGTTGACCTCAACACATATCAACATCAATACGAAATTCAAGGTGGCTATAATTATCAAGGTGAGACTGAACGTATTCTTAAAGGTTTAGGCTTTAAAGAAGAAGAACTCAATAAGCTTACAAATACATTTTCAGGCGGTTGGCGAATGCGAATAGAACTGGCCAAACTCTTATTGCAACAAAATGATATTTTATTGCTTGATGAACCAACCAACCATTTAGATATAGAAAGTATTATTTGGTTAGAAAAATTTCTCAATCAATCTTCAGCTTGTGTGCTTATTGTTTCTCACGATAAAATGTTTTTAGACCATGTGACCAATCGCACTATTGAAATTTCTCTTGGAAAAATATACGATTTCAACAAGCCTTTTTCAGAATTTAAAATCCATCGTGAAGAATTACGTCAGCAACAAATAGCAGCCCAAAAGAATCAACAAAAAGAAATAGAACATACCGAAAAACTCATCGATAAATTTCGTGCCAAAGCCAACAAAGCGTCTATAGCCCAATCGCTGATAAAAAAGTTAGACAAAATTGATAGAATTGAAGTTGAGCAAGAAGATACAGCTACAATGAATATCAAATTTCCAGTATCAAAACGTCCTGGAAAAGTCATTATCAAAGCTGAACATCTATCAAAATCTTATAAAGATAATCTTGTTATTAAAGACATCAGTTTTACCGTTAATCGCGGTGATAAACTCGCTTTTGTAGGTCAAAATGGTCAAGGGAAATCTACCTTAGCCAAAATTATAATGAATGAAATTTCTTACGAAGGCCACGTTGAATTGGGGCACAATGTTGAAATAGGATATTTTGCCCAAAATCAAACCGAATATCTCGACGAAAACAAAACCGTTTTAGACACCATGATTGATGCAGCCAATGCCCAAACACGTCATAAAGTGAGAGATATTCTCGGCTCTTTTTTGTTTAGTGGCGATGATGTGCACAAATACGTCAAAGTGTTATCTGGTGGCGAGCGAAACAGATTAGCTTTGGCTAAAATGCTACTCAATCCATTTAATGTTTTGATTATGGATGAGCCAACCAATCATTTGGATATGCAATCTAAATATGTGCTTAAACAAGCCTTGCAAGCTTTTGATGGCACTTTAATTTTAATTTCACACGACAGAGATTTTCTTCAAGGTTTGTCAGAAACCATTTTAGAATTTAAAGATTCAAAAGTCAAAACATTTCTGGGAAGTATTAATGAATACTTGAAATCAAGAGAAGCAGAAGACTTTAGAAGTATTGAAAAACGCTCTGAAACCAAATCAAAAAAAGCCGATAAATCTAATGATTATCAACGTCAAAAGAAATACAAATCGCTTTGCAACAGATTGAGCAAAGTCGAGTCTGAAATCACAAAATTAGAAAAGGAAATTAAAGAATCTGACCAAAAGTTAGCTTATGATTACGAACAAACCATTGCTGAAGACGGTTTTTTTGACAAATACAACACCAAAAAGAACAATTTAGAACAATTGATGAGCGACTGGGAAAAAATACAACACCAAATTGATGAATTGGATTTGTGA
- a CDS encoding DUF983 domain-containing protein: MLKGFKIYSIITGSCPVCHEESMYKENNPYKLKHIHDMYERCSHCGTKYQIEPSFFYGAMYVSYALGVAIAVATFIITYFFIGLEVFASFMSIIGVLILLMPVIMRLSRNIWINLFFSYKPKSERENVEQKLQDQ, translated from the coding sequence ATGCTTAAAGGTTTTAAAATTTATAGCATCATTACAGGATCTTGCCCGGTCTGCCACGAAGAAAGTATGTATAAAGAAAACAATCCCTACAAATTAAAGCATATCCATGATATGTATGAACGTTGTTCACATTGTGGTACAAAATATCAAATTGAGCCATCGTTTTTTTATGGTGCTATGTATGTGAGTTATGCTTTGGGCGTTGCAATAGCTGTGGCTACCTTTATCATTACTTATTTCTTTATAGGTCTTGAAGTTTTTGCGTCTTTTATGAGCATAATTGGGGTTTTAATTTTATTGATGCCTGTGATAATGCGCTTATCACGTAATATTTGGATCAATCTTTTTTTTAGTTATAAGCCTAAATCTGAGCGTGAAAACGTTGAACAGAAACTTCAGGATCAATAG
- a CDS encoding FAD-binding oxidoreductase, giving the protein MNKDFLIVGFGLAGLSVVRHLEINNTSFDIISNNSQLSSKIAGGIINPVAVKHMKPVWNVEVFLPYAKLFYQSLDKQLSGEIYKNKSLNVFIHDVAQENNWYQACDKPRLSPFLSPEVLTNKNQTLLTDKIGEIKATSINLPILFQCLKQYYQKHWIDDTFQHNNLKVDKSSISYRNKIYKHIIFCEGFGVGQNPFFNHLGIYGNKGDYIIFKSKKLQIEDLYKAKYFLIPLGHNLYKFGATYQRQPLNHQPSLTAKSQMREALNKMINSPYEIVDQVCGIRPTTKDRRPILGSHSKYKNLHILNGFGSRGVMLAPKLGQMLINHILKETPIDPEVSVQRFHAQI; this is encoded by the coding sequence ATGAATAAGGATTTTCTTATCGTTGGTTTTGGCTTAGCTGGGCTTTCTGTTGTTAGACATTTAGAAATTAACAATACATCGTTTGATATTATTTCTAACAATTCACAGCTTTCTTCAAAAATTGCTGGTGGCATCATTAATCCCGTTGCCGTAAAACATATGAAGCCTGTATGGAATGTTGAAGTGTTTTTGCCTTATGCTAAGCTATTTTATCAATCTTTAGACAAACAATTATCAGGTGAAATTTATAAAAATAAATCATTAAATGTGTTTATTCATGATGTAGCACAAGAAAACAATTGGTATCAAGCTTGTGATAAACCAAGACTCTCGCCATTTCTTTCACCTGAAGTTTTAACAAATAAAAATCAAACTTTACTCACTGATAAGATTGGTGAAATAAAAGCAACATCAATTAATCTGCCTATTCTATTTCAGTGTTTAAAGCAGTATTATCAAAAACATTGGATAGATGACACATTTCAGCATAATAATTTAAAGGTTGATAAAAGCAGTATTTCTTATAGGAATAAAATTTACAAGCATATTATATTTTGTGAAGGTTTTGGGGTTGGTCAAAATCCTTTTTTTAATCATTTAGGAATTTATGGCAACAAAGGCGATTATATTATTTTTAAATCTAAAAAACTCCAAATAGAAGATCTTTATAAAGCCAAATATTTTTTGATTCCACTTGGTCATAATTTATATAAATTTGGAGCAACCTATCAACGACAACCTTTAAATCATCAGCCTTCTTTAACAGCAAAATCCCAAATGAGAGAAGCTTTGAACAAAATGATCAATTCACCTTATGAAATTGTTGACCAAGTTTGTGGCATCAGACCCACAACTAAGGATAGAAGACCAATTTTAGGTTCGCACTCAAAATATAAAAACCTTCATATTCTCAATGGGTTTGGAAGTCGTGGGGTTATGTTGGCTCCTAAATTAGGTCAAATGTTGATAAATCATATTCTTAAAGAAACACCTATTGATCCTGAAGTTTCTGTTCAACGTTTTCACGCTCAGATTTAG
- the gldN gene encoding gliding motility protein GldN has protein sequence MSIRFIYIIALFLTFSQINAQSSVLNAKSPDDIKKLSQEEEELDDSKPLPYGYVDKRDIMWSKIVWEKIDLNQKINYPLLYPLDDGRLGDNRQSLFQVLISSIKKGGEDPNAEGAITEVYSTSYFQQKKSYEEIQNSLKAIFLPDVALDLLGQYGITGTENVQLFLNRALSNELQNYPELYSDELINQMKPYVIPTEITGADITAYLVKGIWYFDKRQGALKYRLLGIAPAGYDIQTQNPTYSGDPKVIPYFWVWFKDARQALHKAKVLNSDNGAHPLTFDHLLNSRRFEALIYKTQNIYEDREIENYIQDNALMQLLEARRLKEQIRNFELDMWTY, from the coding sequence ATGTCAATTCGTTTCATTTATATCATTGCTCTTTTTTTGACTTTCAGTCAAATTAATGCGCAGTCAAGTGTTTTAAATGCTAAATCACCTGACGATATTAAAAAATTATCTCAAGAAGAAGAAGAACTTGACGATAGCAAACCTTTACCTTATGGTTATGTTGACAAACGAGACATTATGTGGTCAAAAATTGTTTGGGAAAAAATCGATTTGAATCAAAAAATTAATTATCCCTTGTTGTATCCACTTGATGACGGTAGGCTTGGCGATAACAGACAATCATTATTTCAAGTCTTAATATCTTCTATCAAAAAAGGAGGAGAAGATCCTAATGCTGAAGGAGCAATAACTGAAGTGTATTCTACTAGCTATTTTCAACAAAAAAAGAGCTATGAAGAAATTCAAAATTCCTTGAAAGCTATCTTTTTACCTGATGTGGCTTTAGATTTATTAGGTCAGTATGGTATTACGGGTACCGAAAATGTACAATTGTTCTTGAATAGAGCTCTATCTAACGAACTTCAAAATTATCCTGAATTGTATTCAGATGAGTTGATTAATCAAATGAAACCTTATGTGATACCCACTGAAATTACAGGTGCTGATATCACTGCTTATTTAGTCAAAGGCATTTGGTATTTTGATAAAAGACAAGGAGCTCTTAAATATAGACTTTTAGGTATCGCTCCTGCGGGTTATGATATTCAAACTCAAAATCCCACTTATTCTGGCGATCCTAAAGTGATTCCTTATTTTTGGGTTTGGTTTAAAGATGCTCGTCAAGCTTTACACAAAGCCAAAGTTTTAAATTCTGATAATGGTGCACATCCTTTAACCTTTGATCACCTCTTAAATTCTAGACGTTTTGAAGCACTTATTTATAAAACTCAAAACATCTATGAGGATAGAGAAATTGAAAACTATATTCAAGACAATGCCTTGATGCAACTGCTTGAAGCTAGGCGTTTGAAAGAACAAATCAGAAATTTTGAATTGGATATGTGGACATATTAA
- the gldM gene encoding gliding motility protein GldM, with protein MASGKVSPRQKMINLMYLVFISMIALNMSKEVLTGFGIVNETVTATNKTFEEKNKIALEGLKKKAIESKEQFGEIAKTAEQVSTLSDNYYSYLATLKSEFEGTVENPKDYEAMDKDSYVNEKFMISGKLTKAGQEFMQKMEEYRNGMEQLIGDSYPNVIENVKETFKEADVVITDNDGKKMDYISYHYIGYPLISTITKLSTLQNNIKINENEVLSKMFSGQLVEIASMNNYSTLLETERSAVYPGNKFDGNIVLGRTDSTTVPTTVNLKLDGRQLEKGKDFEIVGGKVKLNVTAGNPSEHKIEGKLVFAQEDAEDIEVPVEQSFQVIPKPNQAIVSADKMNVVYRGIDNPITVSMPGVPENNISASAPGHTFRKKSGSTYILKPGTGKELSIKVNGTIEGETFSSSTNFRIKSLPRPTPTIRGQVAQGGAIKLPRKAVEISPIGAIFEDFDFDISPVVKRFTMSVPGQASVVVNGDRLNAQAKKTLALAKTGDIIQFFDIRADVPGAQVNVKSMPALLVQLTN; from the coding sequence ATGGCATCTGGAAAAGTATCACCAAGGCAGAAAATGATTAACCTAATGTATTTGGTTTTCATTTCAATGATAGCTTTGAATATGTCTAAAGAAGTTTTGACGGGTTTTGGTATCGTCAATGAAACCGTTACTGCGACAAACAAAACTTTTGAAGAAAAAAACAAAATAGCTCTCGAAGGTCTTAAAAAGAAAGCGATTGAGTCTAAAGAACAATTTGGTGAAATCGCTAAAACTGCAGAGCAAGTTTCAACACTATCTGATAATTATTATTCTTATTTAGCTACACTTAAAAGTGAATTTGAAGGCACTGTTGAAAATCCTAAGGATTATGAAGCAATGGATAAAGACTCTTATGTGAACGAAAAATTTATGATTAGTGGTAAATTAACTAAAGCTGGTCAAGAATTTATGCAGAAGATGGAAGAATATCGTAATGGTATGGAACAGCTTATAGGAGATTCGTATCCTAATGTGATAGAGAATGTAAAGGAAACCTTTAAAGAAGCTGATGTTGTAATAACAGATAATGATGGAAAGAAAATGGATTATATCAGTTATCATTATATAGGTTATCCATTAATTTCAACAATCACTAAATTATCTACGCTTCAGAATAACATTAAAATTAATGAAAATGAAGTGCTTTCTAAGATGTTCTCAGGTCAATTGGTAGAAATTGCTTCTATGAATAATTATTCAACACTGCTTGAAACTGAAAGAAGTGCGGTTTATCCTGGAAATAAATTTGATGGTAATATTGTTCTTGGAAGAACAGACTCAACTACAGTACCAACAACAGTAAATTTAAAATTAGACGGTCGCCAACTCGAAAAAGGAAAAGATTTTGAAATTGTTGGTGGAAAAGTAAAACTTAATGTTACAGCTGGTAATCCAAGTGAGCATAAAATTGAAGGTAAACTTGTGTTTGCTCAAGAAGATGCTGAAGATATTGAAGTTCCTGTAGAACAATCATTCCAAGTTATTCCTAAACCAAATCAAGCCATTGTTTCTGCTGATAAAATGAATGTCGTTTATAGAGGTATTGATAATCCTATTACCGTATCAATGCCAGGTGTGCCTGAAAATAATATTTCAGCATCTGCTCCAGGACATACATTTAGAAAAAAATCAGGTTCAACTTATATTTTAAAACCTGGCACGGGTAAGGAATTAAGCATCAAGGTAAACGGTACTATAGAAGGCGAAACTTTTAGCTCTTCAACCAACTTTAGAATTAAATCACTTCCAAGACCTACACCGACCATTCGTGGTCAAGTGGCTCAAGGTGGTGCTATAAAACTACCGCGTAAAGCTGTAGAAATATCTCCAATAGGTGCAATTTTTGAAGACTTTGATTTTGATATTTCACCTGTCGTTAAACGATTTACTATGAGTGTACCAGGTCAGGCTTCAGTTGTTGTTAACGGAGATAGATTAAACGCTCAAGCTAAAAAAACACTCGCCTTAGCTAAAACTGGCGATATCATTCAATTTTTTGATATTCGTGCAGATGTTCCAGGCGCTCAGGTTAACGTGAAAAGTATGCCTGCTTTGCTTGTACAACTTACAAACTAA
- the gldK gene encoding gliding motility lipoprotein GldK yields the protein MKFKFLLKLFIVISLLVSCSNSDKGQLVGVQGKQWFPEKPYGMVKIEGGSFTMGKSDYDIAGLKNAPIKTMTVTSFYMDETEITNSEYRQFTEYVRDSVIRQKLAEEAELAGGGDNADPNQGGGRNSRSIQDFAFKSIGQNKKGGLGLFGRGNNNQNQDYQTPYQQYSKHYDPMDRALNWDVDIIWKPSEYPDENYVYVMDEFYLDKEDSYNGERMLDVTKFVYSYKTVNLDKVARSDKKLSSQIVEQKVPVYPDTTVWIKDFNYSYNEPMHNNYFYHTAFDNYPVVGVSWVQAKAFSDWRTQYLNTYNKEADKNRSPAFRLPSEAEWEYVARGGLESASFPWGSPYTKDDRACYLANFKPLRGDYAADEALYTVEADAYQPNDYGLYNMSGNVAEWVNTSYDPSSYEYMSSINPNMNNQENNRKVIRGGSWKDVSYFLRVSTRDYEYADSARSYIGFRTVQDYLGSGISQNRRRN from the coding sequence ATGAAGTTTAAATTTTTATTGAAATTATTTATAGTGATTTCTCTTTTAGTTAGTTGTTCTAATAGTGATAAAGGACAGCTTGTAGGTGTTCAAGGTAAACAGTGGTTTCCTGAAAAACCTTATGGAATGGTAAAAATAGAAGGTGGTTCTTTTACCATGGGTAAATCTGATTATGATATTGCTGGACTTAAAAATGCACCGATTAAAACCATGACAGTTACATCTTTTTACATGGATGAGACTGAAATAACCAATTCTGAATACAGACAGTTCACTGAATATGTCAGAGATTCTGTTATTAGACAAAAACTCGCAGAAGAGGCTGAGCTTGCTGGAGGTGGAGATAATGCAGATCCAAATCAAGGCGGAGGAAGAAATAGTAGAAGTATTCAAGATTTTGCTTTTAAATCAATTGGTCAAAACAAAAAAGGAGGTTTAGGCTTGTTTGGTAGAGGTAATAATAATCAAAATCAGGATTATCAAACACCATATCAACAATATTCAAAGCATTATGACCCTATGGATAGAGCTTTGAATTGGGATGTTGATATTATTTGGAAACCTTCAGAATATCCAGACGAAAACTATGTTTATGTGATGGATGAATTTTACTTAGATAAAGAAGATTCTTACAATGGAGAGCGTATGCTTGATGTTACAAAATTTGTTTACAGCTATAAAACTGTAAATTTAGACAAAGTCGCTCGTTCAGATAAAAAGCTTTCCAGTCAGATCGTTGAGCAGAAAGTTCCTGTCTATCCAGATACTACTGTATGGATAAAAGACTTTAATTATTCGTACAACGAACCAATGCATAACAACTATTTTTACCATACTGCATTCGATAATTATCCTGTTGTCGGTGTCTCATGGGTGCAAGCTAAAGCATTTTCAGATTGGAGAACACAATATTTAAATACATATAATAAAGAAGCTGACAAAAACAGATCGCCAGCTTTTAGACTTCCATCGGAAGCTGAATGGGAATATGTCGCTCGTGGAGGTTTAGAATCTGCTTCATTTCCTTGGGGTAGTCCATACACAAAAGATGATAGAGCTTGCTATCTCGCTAATTTTAAACCTTTACGAGGTGATTATGCGGCAGATGAAGCTCTTTATACCGTTGAGGCTGATGCTTATCAACCCAATGATTATGGTCTATATAATATGTCTGGAAATGTTGCTGAATGGGTAAATACTTCATATGACCCATCATCCTATGAATATATGTCTTCTATTAATCCTAATATGAATAATCAAGAAAATAACCGTAAAGTTATTAGAGGCGGTTCTTGGAAAGATGTTAGTTACTTTTTAAGAGTGAGTACCAGAGATTATGAATATGCAGATTCTGCAAGAAGCTACATTGGATTTAGAACTGTACAGGACTACCTCGGTAGTGGGATATCACAAAACCGCAGAAGAAATTAA
- a CDS encoding formimidoylglutamase — MFKILKPNTSSFIEAVENLSNIYIGSSVSFLDKQTSIEDFDFCIISINECRGDQSDKNEIDFEEIKIQLYQLYKGNWNLSIIDLGILDAGESISDTYYAFQSIIKKVLGYNIIPIILGGSQDILYSQYRAYDGIKYMLNLANIDAKFDLGDSNVKMHNQSFLSHMIVQKPYNLFNYANVGYQTYLNSQEEINLLEKMFFEAYRLGEVSKNIESVEPTLRDADIVALDVTSIQSQSLGQDSLYPNGFDSREICALSRYAGISDKVSSFGLYELQHLTSNISKQLIAQVIWYFIEGVKFRLDEKADINNPNFIKYQVPVENDILVFYESQLSGRWWIEISSNFKDVNNKLNQHTLLPCDKQNYISACNQNIPERWVKARKKNEF, encoded by the coding sequence ATGTTTAAAATTTTAAAACCAAACACATCAAGTTTTATTGAGGCTGTTGAAAATCTAAGCAATATTTATATCGGATCCTCGGTTAGTTTTTTAGATAAGCAAACGTCAATAGAAGATTTTGATTTTTGTATAATAAGTATCAATGAATGTCGTGGCGACCAATCTGATAAAAACGAAATAGATTTTGAAGAAATTAAAATTCAACTTTACCAATTATATAAAGGGAATTGGAATTTATCAATAATAGACTTAGGTATCTTAGATGCAGGAGAATCTATCAGTGATACTTATTACGCATTTCAAAGTATTATTAAAAAAGTGCTTGGTTACAATATTATACCTATAATATTAGGAGGCTCTCAAGATATACTCTACTCACAATATAGGGCTTATGATGGAATAAAATATATGCTGAATTTAGCCAATATAGATGCAAAATTTGATTTAGGCGACTCTAATGTCAAGATGCACAATCAGTCATTTTTAAGCCATATGATAGTTCAAAAACCTTATAATCTCTTTAATTATGCTAATGTCGGTTATCAAACATATCTAAATTCTCAAGAGGAAATCAACCTTTTAGAAAAAATGTTTTTTGAGGCATATAGGTTAGGCGAAGTATCAAAAAACATTGAGAGTGTAGAACCTACTTTAAGAGATGCAGATATCGTGGCTTTGGATGTTACCAGCATACAAAGTCAATCTTTAGGTCAAGACAGTTTATATCCAAATGGTTTTGATAGCCGTGAAATATGTGCACTTTCAAGATATGCAGGAATAAGCGATAAGGTAAGTTCGTTTGGGCTGTACGAGCTTCAACATCTAACTTCAAACATTTCAAAACAATTGATAGCTCAAGTGATTTGGTATTTTATAGAAGGCGTAAAATTTAGACTCGATGAAAAAGCAGACATCAATAATCCAAACTTTATAAAATATCAAGTTCCCGTAGAAAATGATATCTTAGTATTTTATGAAAGTCAACTCTCTGGTCGGTGGTGGATAGAAATATCTTCTAATTTTAAAGATGTTAATAATAAATTAAATCAACATACGTTATTACCATGTGATAAGCAAAATTACATTTCAGCTTGCAATCAAAACATACCAGAACGTTGGGTAAAAGCAAGAAAAAAAAATGAATTTTGA
- a CDS encoding L-serine ammonia-lyase — protein sequence MKKIECISVFDMLKIGVGPSSSHTLGIWRAAQLFVKELKAIKAIETIDSIKVELYGSLSLTGKGHATDIAVALGLMGFDPVKMPIENIDAEISTLKSESKLLLGHQNYIKFSFKNDIEFKSQFLDFHPNGMIFKAFSKSKILHQEAFYSIGGGFVVKEERENAKQKMEDFKHFPFSIETGEELLTYCSKEKKSIAEIVLENEKSLRSGDEIDQGLKDIWKVMLDSMYVGCHTSGELPGGLNVSRRALKMNQNLLCEHFETYDNAEEWLQTIRQTEVKFRQILKWVSCFAISVNEVNASLGRVVTAPTNGSAGTLPAVMMYYMTIENHQASFEELKEFMLVASEIGSLFKKGATISATMGGCQAEIGVSSAMAVAGLTHVMGGTAEQALMASEIAMEHHLGLTCDPIAGLVQIPCIERNAMGAIKAINAAEIAIESDASKAKVPLDKVIKTLWETAKDMNNKYKETSEGGLAVQVNISDC from the coding sequence GTGAAAAAAATAGAATGCATCAGTGTTTTTGATATGCTAAAAATTGGTGTTGGTCCATCAAGCTCTCACACTCTGGGAATATGGCGAGCTGCACAACTTTTTGTAAAAGAACTTAAAGCCATAAAAGCTATTGAAACCATCGATTCCATTAAAGTTGAGCTTTACGGTTCTCTTTCTCTCACGGGCAAAGGTCACGCCACGGATATAGCCGTTGCTCTTGGTTTGATGGGATTTGACCCTGTAAAAATGCCCATTGAAAACATTGATGCTGAAATTTCAACATTAAAATCTGAATCAAAACTACTATTAGGACATCAAAACTACATAAAATTTAGTTTCAAAAACGATATAGAATTTAAAAGTCAATTTTTGGATTTTCACCCTAACGGAATGATTTTTAAAGCTTTTTCTAAAAGTAAAATTTTGCATCAAGAAGCTTTCTATTCTATTGGTGGTGGATTTGTAGTGAAAGAAGAAAGAGAAAATGCCAAACAAAAAATGGAAGATTTTAAACATTTTCCGTTTTCTATAGAAACTGGTGAAGAATTACTAACCTATTGTTCAAAAGAAAAGAAATCTATTGCAGAAATAGTTTTAGAAAACGAAAAATCGCTTCGTTCTGGAGATGAAATTGATCAAGGATTAAAAGATATTTGGAAAGTGATGTTAGATTCTATGTATGTCGGTTGCCATACCAGTGGTGAATTGCCTGGCGGACTAAATGTGAGTCGCAGAGCTTTAAAAATGAATCAAAACCTCCTATGTGAGCATTTTGAAACTTATGATAATGCCGAAGAATGGCTTCAAACCATCCGACAAACCGAAGTCAAGTTTAGGCAAATATTAAAATGGGTAAGTTGTTTTGCTATTTCAGTCAATGAAGTCAATGCATCTTTAGGTCGTGTAGTCACTGCACCGACTAATGGTAGTGCAGGAACATTACCCGCTGTGATGATGTACTATATGACCATTGAAAATCATCAAGCTTCTTTTGAAGAACTTAAAGAATTTATGCTGGTTGCCAGTGAAATAGGAAGTTTGTTTAAAAAAGGGGCAACCATTTCTGCGACAATGGGTGGCTGTCAAGCTGAAATTGGCGTGTCATCTGCTATGGCAGTAGCTGGCTTAACACACGTGATGGGTGGCACAGCCGAACAAGCACTTATGGCGAGCGAAATTGCTATGGAACATCATCTGGGTTTAACTTGTGATCCTATCGCTGGATTGGTTCAAATACCTTGTATAGAACGAAATGCTATGGGTGCCATAAAAGCCATCAACGCAGCAGAAATCGCTATTGAATCTGATGCTTCAAAAGCAAAAGTGCCGCTTGACAAAGTGATTAAAACCTTGTGGGAAACCGCTAAAGACATGAACAACAAATACAAAGAAACTTCTGAAGGCGGTCTGGCGGTTCAAGTTAATATCAGTGATTGCTAA